Proteins encoded together in one Stigmatella aurantiaca window:
- a CDS encoding response regulator has translation MASKRGVILLVDDNVDDVELTLMAFEKMQLDADIIVAYDGLEALDYLFGTGRYAGRDVRELPRLVLLDLKMPRLDGLGLLKRIREDERTRYMPVVMLTSSTEKRDITESYQNWVNSYVRKPVNFKQFEEVSKQLGLYWALLNVTVPGGTHL, from the coding sequence ATGGCCAGTAAGCGGGGGGTCATCTTGCTGGTGGATGACAACGTCGACGACGTGGAACTGACGCTCATGGCGTTCGAGAAGATGCAGCTCGATGCCGACATCATTGTCGCTTACGACGGGCTGGAGGCCCTGGACTACCTCTTCGGCACGGGCCGTTACGCGGGCCGCGATGTGAGAGAGCTTCCCCGCCTGGTGCTGCTCGATTTGAAGATGCCCAGGCTGGATGGGCTCGGCCTCCTGAAGCGCATCCGGGAGGATGAGCGGACGCGGTACATGCCCGTGGTGATGCTCACCTCCTCGACCGAGAAGCGCGACATCACCGAGAGCTACCAGAACTGGGTGAACAGCTATGTCCGCAAGCCGGTCAACTTCAAGCAGTTCGAGGAGGTCAGCAAACAGCTCGGCCTCTACTGGGCCCTGCTGAATGTCACCGTGCCAGGAGGAACGCACTTGTGA
- a CDS encoding sensor histidine kinase, producing the protein MSGHPLRVLLVENEEDDAELILEQLRKADFEPFWRRVDTAEDMRKELLEQSWDIILCDYVMPHFSGADALALLQETGLDVPFIIVSGRIGEEVAVHSLKMGAQDFFRKDRLRLLGTAVQRELREAGLRRESYRARVALQEAESERALLLDNIKDYAIFTMGPEGTLTSWNPGVERLKGYKAEEFIGQPFSMLFLPEDVVRGLPEEEMRQAVAQRRFEAEGWRRRKDGSRFWAEVALTPIFTANGELHGFTQVTRDSTERKRLLEELRAAIRLRDQFLAIASHELKTPLTSLKLQLQSMAPLAAEAARVTPKAEVLPRKLQVVSRQADRLSGLIDNLLDVSQITSERLALRRETLDLVELAREVSARFEDLQKTSHCSLNVTAPGPVLGSFDRLRMENVLTHLLSNAFKFGAGKPVDLSVESLEGSARLTIRDRGIGISQEDQARIFERFERAVPEKNYGGFGLGLWIVRQVVEAHGGRIEMHSQPGEGSAFVVSIPQR; encoded by the coding sequence GTGAGCGGACACCCCCTGCGCGTGCTCTTGGTGGAGAATGAGGAAGACGATGCGGAGCTCATCCTCGAGCAATTGAGGAAGGCGGACTTCGAGCCCTTCTGGCGCCGGGTAGACACCGCGGAGGACATGCGCAAGGAGCTGCTGGAGCAGTCCTGGGACATCATCCTCTGCGACTATGTCATGCCGCATTTCTCGGGGGCGGATGCGCTGGCGCTGCTCCAGGAGACGGGGCTGGATGTGCCCTTCATCATCGTCTCGGGACGCATTGGCGAGGAGGTGGCGGTCCACTCGCTGAAGATGGGGGCGCAGGACTTCTTCCGGAAGGACCGCCTGCGGCTGCTCGGGACTGCGGTGCAGCGTGAGCTGCGGGAGGCCGGGCTCCGGCGCGAGAGCTACCGGGCGAGGGTGGCGCTCCAAGAGGCCGAAAGCGAGCGTGCGCTGCTCCTGGACAATATCAAGGACTACGCCATCTTCACCATGGGCCCGGAGGGAACCCTCACCAGTTGGAACCCTGGCGTGGAGCGCTTGAAGGGCTACAAGGCCGAGGAGTTCATCGGCCAGCCCTTCTCCATGCTGTTTCTTCCCGAAGACGTGGTCCGGGGATTGCCCGAAGAGGAGATGCGGCAGGCCGTGGCCCAGAGACGCTTCGAGGCAGAAGGCTGGCGGCGGCGCAAGGATGGCTCACGCTTCTGGGCAGAGGTCGCGCTCACGCCCATCTTCACCGCCAACGGAGAGCTGCACGGCTTCACCCAGGTGACGCGCGACAGCACCGAGCGCAAGCGTCTCCTCGAGGAGCTGCGCGCCGCCATCCGCCTGCGCGATCAGTTCCTCGCCATTGCCTCCCACGAGCTGAAGACGCCGCTCACCTCGCTCAAACTCCAGCTGCAGAGCATGGCCCCCCTGGCCGCCGAAGCCGCCCGGGTGACGCCCAAGGCGGAGGTGCTGCCGCGCAAGCTCCAGGTGGTCTCCCGGCAGGCAGACCGCTTGTCCGGGCTCATCGATAACCTGCTGGACGTCTCGCAGATCACCTCGGAGCGCCTGGCCCTGCGCAGGGAGACGCTGGATCTCGTGGAGCTCGCGCGCGAGGTCTCTGCCCGCTTCGAGGACCTCCAGAAGACCAGCCACTGTTCCTTGAACGTCACGGCCCCAGGGCCTGTCCTGGGCAGCTTTGACCGGCTGCGCATGGAGAATGTGCTCACCCATCTGCTGTCCAACGCGTTCAAGTTCGGCGCGGGCAAACCCGTGGACCTCTCGGTGGAGTCCCTGGAGGGGAGTGCCCGGTTGACAATCCGGGACCGGGGCATCGGCATCAGCCAGGAGGATCAAGCTCGGATCTTCGAACGGTTCGAGCGGGCCGTACCCGAGAAGAACTACGGCGGATTCGGCCTTGGGCTGTGGATCGTCCGGCAGGTGGTGGAAGCGCACGGGGGCCGTATCGAGATGCACAGCCAGCCAGGAGAAGGCTCGGCCTTCGTGGTGAGCATCCCCCAGCGTTGA